One genomic segment of Nocardioides cavernaquae includes these proteins:
- a CDS encoding TM2 domain-containing protein has product MTETPQTPEGHEPTQPLPPLPPPPAYGQPPVPPQGPYGYQAPAYGAPGFNPAAPYGVHPLTGVPYSDKSKLVAGLLQILIPLGIGRMYMGQTGLGVAQLLVTIFTCGIGGLWPFIDGIVILAGDSKDQFGRPLRS; this is encoded by the coding sequence ATGACCGAGACGCCCCAGACTCCCGAGGGCCACGAGCCGACCCAGCCGCTGCCCCCGCTGCCCCCGCCGCCCGCATACGGGCAGCCGCCCGTCCCGCCGCAGGGTCCCTATGGCTACCAGGCTCCGGCCTATGGCGCGCCGGGCTTCAACCCTGCCGCGCCGTACGGCGTCCACCCGCTCACCGGTGTGCCGTACTCCGACAAGTCCAAGCTGGTCGCCGGTCTGCTGCAGATTCTGATCCCGCTCGGCATCGGTCGCATGTACATGGGCCAGACCGGCCTCGGCGTCGCGCAGCTTCTCGTCACGATCTTCACCTGCGGCATCGGCGGCCTGTGGCCGTTCATCGATGGCATCGTGATCCTCGCGGGCGACTCCAAGGACCAGTTCGGGCGCCCTTTGCGCAGCTGA